One Dama dama isolate Ldn47 chromosome 18, ASM3311817v1, whole genome shotgun sequence DNA window includes the following coding sequences:
- the SLC13A4 gene encoding solute carrier family 13 member 4 has translation MIRTTYNPRDRQVEPGWAKPSGVGAACLPLAPAWPAAAIPPWVTVSEASCAYVLIVTAVYWVSEAVPLGAAALVPAFLYPFFGVLRSSEVAGEYFKNTTLLLVGVICVAAAVEKRNLHKRIALRMVLMAGAKPGMLLLCFMCCTTLLSMWLSNTSTTAMVMPIVEAVLQELVSAEEEQLAAGTSSAEEAEPINLDVNNSQPPLELIFVNEDTSNADFSSLMQNKKLNGVPTVTSSAKTANLPGREQHPPQAKPPVLTPSSRNQELKRKYKSQHDQMICKCLSLSISYAATIGGLTTIIGTSTSLIFLEHFNNQYPAAEVVNFGTWFLFSFPISLIMLVVSWFWMHWLFLGCNFKETCSLSKKKRTKREELSEKRIQEEYEKLGAITYPEMVTGFFFILMTVLWFTREPGFVPGWDSFFEKKGYRTDATVSVFLGFLLFLIPAKKPCFGKKRDGEDRGPSLGMEPIITWKDFQKTMPWEIVILVGGGYALASGSKTSGLSSWIGQQMLSLSSLPPWAVTLLACILVSIVTEFVSNPATITIFLPIVCSLSETLQINPLYTLIPVTMCISFAVMLPVGNPPNAIVFSYGHCQIKDMVKAGLGVNVIGLVTVMVAINTWGISLFNLNTFPAWAKVSNITDQA, from the exons ATGATTCGGACCACCTACAACCCTCGGGACCGCCAGGTGGAACCCGGGTGGGCCAAGCCCTCAGGGGTGGGTGCAGCCTGCTTGCCACTTGCCCCTGCATGGCCCGCAGCAGCAATTCCTCCATGGGTCACAGTGTCG GAAGCCTCATGTGCTTATGTGTTGATCGTGACCGCCGTGTACTGGGTGTCCGAGGCGGTGCCTCTTGGAGCTGCAGCCCTGGTGCCTGCCTTCCTCTACCCGTTCTTCGGAGTCCTGCGATCCAGCGAG GTGGCGGGCGAGTACTTCAAGAACACCACGCTGCTGCTGGTGGGCGTCATCTGCGTGGCGGCGGCCGTGGAGAAGCGGAACCTGCACAAGCGCATTGCTCTGCGCATGGTCCTCATGGCTGGAGCCAAGCCGGGCAT GCTGCTGCTCTGCTTCATGTGCTGCACCACGCTGCTGTCCATGTGGCTCTCCAACACGTCCACCACTGCCATGGTCATGCCCATCGTGGAGGCCGTGCTGCAGGAGCTGGTCAGTGCCGAGGAGGAGCAGCTCGCGGCCGGCACCTCCAGCGCCGAAGAGGCCGAGCCCATCA ATCTCGATGTAAACAACAGCCAACCTCCCCTGGAACTCATCTTCGTCAATGAAGA CACGTCAAATGCAGACTTCAGTTCCCTGATGCAGAACAAG AAGCTGAATGGTGTGCCCACAGTCACCAGTTCTGCCAAAACAGCAAACCTCCCAGGCAGGGAGCAGCACCCACCCCAG GCAAAGCCACCAGTCCTGACCCCCAGCTCCAGGAACCAGGAGCTCAAAAGAAAGTACAAGTCCCAGCATGACCAGATGATCTGCAAGTGCCTTTCTCTGAGCATCTCCTATGCCGCCACCATCGGGGGTCTGACCACCATCATCGGCACCTCCACCAGCCTCATCTTCTTGGAGCACTTCAACAA CCAGTATCCAGCTGCAGAAGTGGTCAACTTTGGCACCTGGTTCCTCTTCAGCTTCCCCATCTCCCTCATCATGCTGGTGGTCAGCTGGTTTTGGATGCACTGGCTGTTCCTGGGCTGCAA TTTTAAAGAGACCTGCTCTCTGAGTAAGAAGAAGAGGACCAAAAGGGAGGAGTTATCAGAGAAGAGGATccaagaggaatatgaaaagcTGGGAGCCATTAC CTACCCGGAAATGGTGACTGGATTCTTCTTCATCCTGATGACTGTGCTGTGGTTTACTCGGGAGCCTGGCTTTGTTCCTGGTTGGGATTCCTTCTTTGAAAA GAAGGGCTATCGCACCGATGCCACGGTCTCTGTCTTCCTtggcttcctcctcttcctgattCCAGCGAAGAAGCCTTGCTTCGGGAAAAAGAGAGATG GGGAGGACCGGGGGCCCTCGCTGGGCATGGAGCCCATCATCACGTGGAAGGACTTCCAGAAGACCATGCCCTGGGAGATCGTAATTCTGGTGGGAGGAGGCTACGCTCTGGCTTCTGGCAGCAAG ACCTCTGGCCTCTCCTCGTGGATCGGGCAGCAGATGCTGTCTCTGAGCAGCCTTCCACCATGGGCTGTCACCCTGCTGGCATGCATCCTGGTGTCCATTGTCACAGAGTTTGTGAGCAACCCAGCCACCATCACCATCTTCCTGCCCATCGTGTGCAGTCTG TCTGAGACGCTGCAAATAAATCCACTCTACACCCTGATCCCAGTCACCATGTGCATCTCCTTTGCAGTGATGCTGCCAGTGGGCAATCCCCCCAACGCCATCGTCTTCAGCTATGGGCACTGCCAGATTAAAGATATG GTGAAAGCTGGCCTGGGGGTCAATGTCATTGGCCTGGTGACAGTGATGGTGGCCATCAATACCTGGGGAATAAGCCTCTTCAACCTCAACACGTTTCCCGCCTGGGCCAAGGTCAGTAATATCACTGATCAGGCCTGA